The Anomalospiza imberbis isolate Cuckoo-Finch-1a 21T00152 chromosome 12, ASM3175350v1, whole genome shotgun sequence genome contains the following window.
TACTTTGGAGTTGGAGCACGTTTACAACAAGATTGTGCGGAGGAAGCGGGGTGGCTGGTGCATGGAAAACAaccagctgctgggctgggtgctgAGGGGCCTGGGGTATGAGACCAGCTTCCTGGGAGCGTACGTGTTCAACCCCCACCAGAACGCCTACGCCACCCTCATGACCCACCTCATGGTAAAGGTCATCATCGATGGCAAAGCCTACATCGTTGATGGAGGCTTTGGGGTGTCCTACCAGATGTGGCAGCCCATGGAGCTTGTGTCAGGGAAAGACCAGCCCCAGGCTCCCGGCGTCTTCCGCTTCACGGAGAAAAACGGCATCTGGTACCTGGAGAAAATGAGACGGAAACAATACATCCCCAATCAAAGCTTCTCCAACTCTGATCTGCTGGAGAAAAAAGAGTGTCGCAAAGTTTATATGTTCAGCCTTGAGCCACGGACAGTGGAAGATTTCCGCTTCCAGTGCACATACCTCCAGACCTCTCCAGATTCCCTCTTCACAAAGAAGTCCATCTGCACCCTCCAGACCACCAACGGATTCCGAGCGCTAATTGGGTGGACATTCACTGAGACCATGTACAACTACAAGGAAAACATGGATCAGGTGGAATTTGTAACTCTTGAAGACGAAGAGGTagaaaaaaccctcaaagaGAAATTTAACATCACCCTAGAGAGAAAACTTGTCCCGATTAATATTAAAGGATCTTACACAATCTAGATGGCCAGGAAAACCTACAGTAATGCTATGTGTGTACAGCAGCTACCACTGTCTATGCAATCCCTACTGAAAGGTTATGGAATTCTTTTGCAGGTGACTGAAGGATATATACATTAGTATGAGGTAATTGTGAATTTCACTatgggaaaaatcaggaatttaAGACTCTTGAGTTAGTTAGGTAAAATTATTTGCTGGGAGATGACTGCTGTTCAATTTTTGGCACAAATGTAGGATTTGATTTGAATCTGGTTATAAGCTTGGGTAAGAAATATGTCTGGGGAATTTTGGACTGCCTGTAGCACATGAGTATGGATTATTAATTGTGATATGCTGCCAACACATTTTCTAAGGTTATTATAGGGAGACAAGTAATCTGTGAGCATTAAGACAATGAAGTACACatttaaaacttcatttttcacaAGATCCAACCATTCACAGCTCATCTCATTCCTCTTCCTTTAATATGAGTAAAACATTGTCATCTTGGAAAGGAGCATTAGGAGGCATAATTCTTTCACCATCATCCTTAGACAAACCATAGTACAAAATGAAAATCATCACCATGTGCATCCCTCCAGCCATTACTGCAGTAAACTGCCCCAAGTAATTTTTGGTATGTAGCTATTCTTCTGGTGATGAAAATTCTGTATATTGCAGTGTTATTGTGGCTGATGGGCTCTAAGGACATAACTACTAAGCTTTGTTCCTGAGATATAATCATCCTATAAACTGTGACTGGTACTTAAATGTCACAGCTGGCTTAGATTTACTTTTGTCCCAAAAGGGGTGGAAATTCTGTACTTTTAGGACTGCATTATATTTGTGTATGAAGCTAAGCCCACTATATCCTTAATTTTGTCCTGCAAACATGAGTGTCCATATGGCTGTCCTGAATGGGTACCACTTAGCACAGGAGCTTTAGTGCCATTAGTGTCTGTTCATCTGTATCAAAGTGAAAAAACAACCCAAGGAGCCAGCCAAATCTAAAGGAAaccctttcttttttcacaaTCGTGTTTCCCCATTTTCCAGAAAATGTTCCTCCTACCATGCTTCTCTGAAAAAGCCCAGCCAAGGAAAACACTAAGAAAGGGGAAACATTCTTAAATTCATCAAAAAATagcagaaacactgaaaaacacGCTTTCTCCCCAGTCTGTAATAAGCCTGAGTATCAGTCAAATGTTGATTCCTCCCACTGAACAGTCTTTTTGCTCAAAGACATCATCTGATCATTAATCTCACAAATGCTGTAAGTGTAtacctgaaaataaataaaaggaaaataaagacgCTTTAGGTACAGCTGCCCCCAGCAGCACCGACTCCTGCACACCCCATCTGCCAGGTGAGGGCTGTTCACTCATGCTGATCTGCTGGCCAACCCTTCCCACCTCAAACTTCTTAGGATCACAGGATCagtgaggttggaaaagccctttaAGATCGAGTTCAACAATCAGCCCAAAATCACAACCATGTTCACCATTAAACTCTGTCCTCAGGTgccacttccagggatggtgactccaccactgcccttgACAGTCTTCCAGTCCGTTCCAACCCTGTGAAACAAATTTCCTAGTATCTAATCAAAACCTTCCCTGGCATAATTGGAGGCCATTTCCTGACATCCAGTCACTTGTTACCTGTTCCTTGGAACCTGTTACTTGAACTAAACAGGCCAATATTGAACAAATGCAGCAGTGGTGTTGGAGATGGAGAGTTCCTACAGGTTTGTAGGATAAAGAGGTCATAGGCTGAGGTAGATGATCACTGAAGAGGAAGCTCAGGAGTCATCTCTGCTGGGCttggcagccagcagctctgggctgatTGTGGTGTGTGCCAGCTCTTCGTGTGACCAGCCGTGGTGGCAGCTCATGGCCTGGGTACACAGACAGTTGCACAGGGATGAGGAATTGAGAGCCAAGCAAGAGGTGACAGGGGACATTGAAAGATCTTACTGAGGCCAGAACACAACTTTTTTGTTAATAATGGAATTATGGAATTTGTTCAGTAATTTGTGTTCAGTTATTCCCTCATATTAATGTCCCATTAACGGTTTTTACCCCTTTCTAAATAGTTGATCACAACAAGGTGCTCCCCGAGACCTCAGGGAACATTACAAGCTTCAAAACACTGACCACCTCCATTCTATCTAATGGGATTCTCATCTACCCAGCTCACCAAACCACATTTCTCTGTGCCATCAACCACAGCTGCTTTCTTGTCTTGAGGACAGCCATTAACAGGGTAGTTATTTTGCCTCCCAATTTCCCTAGAGGTCTTCCTGCTGTTGCTCCCAGGTAATTGCTTGGATTTTGGTATGCAAGGGTTCCTTGGGGATCAATGGACTCCTGTCTGCATTTAACCGGGCCTGCAGTGATGGGACTCACCCAGCTACCCTTTCTATTGTTTGGTTCTCACCAAATATCTACAGAGCTGCTGGTGATTGAGGCTCCAACCATCTCCCTGACTCCTATCTGTTAATTTTTCATCCTGATGTGACAATTATAAGCAGGTCCTCACTGAGAAACATGAAATCATACAAAGAAATGTCAACACATACAGCTAAGGAACAGTTTCACAGTTTAACTAAAGCTCCCCAAAAGCTGATGAAAGCAGGTTATTGAGGTGTGAATGCCAGGCCTGAAATCCCTCAGAGGTTTGAGATGAGAATGAtgtaaaaccaaacaaaaccaaacaaaccctgAGGCCTCATGCTGGGGTTCCATTAGCAAGGCAGTATTGTGGAAGCTGATGTTCTCCCAgcctgaaaagaaaacaaaccaccaaGTCCTTAAAGCATCAGCTCTCAGAGAAACTTGAATTCACATGTGGTAGGGAACTGTGGGATGGCTGCCATCCACGATGCTTTATTAGCATTCTCAGAGAAGGGTTTAATGAGAGCCTAAGTGATTTTGCAGTTTTAGCTGTGGACTGTTGTTCAAATGAAGCCAAACAAATGCTGAGAAACTGCCCCCTCCACCCCCAGACTCATCTAATTCCAAATACAATTTAAAAGTATGGTATTCCAATCAAGAGAAAGAcaaacaatttcttttaaagTCTGAATGCTGGAAGAAGTCCCAGAATCTCAGCCCAGCTGCCTGTTACACACAGGCAATGCCCAATGGCAATGACAGCTACCCGTGGTTGTAGCATTGCATAATGGAGAGTCTCATTAGAGAACAAGTCACAGAGCACAAGAAATATGGTTCAAACTCCACAGAACCACTGAACATCCTGCCCCTCCCCAAGAACCAAAGTTTAATCAGCTCAAGCATTACTAAGCTCACACTGGATGGCTCACTTCTGTTGGACTCTGGGCCTGGACTTTTTGAGATCCAGTACTAAGCAAAATAGAAGTAAAAGAGAAACATCAGCAAGAAAAAGTTGTTCAATACTTCCATATTTTAAGGCCCAGTAGTTATTACAAAATAAACACCATCAGCCTGCCAAAGGGAGGGACCAACCTTCACATGACAAGGGACAGACATACATGAGCTGTCAGTGAGCACCACCTAAAACCACACTTCAGGGTCACAGGCACGAACACTTCTGGTGTCTGGTAACACTTCACCAGTTTGCAGGTAGCCATTTTCTGTAATAAAAACACTACTTCCCCAACATGCTTCTGTTTTCAAAGAAGAAACACTTTTCATTTAGGAACATGACCACGTGGGAAAGTTGTACATCTTAGGAGCTTGCACATAAAAATGTACTGGAGTCTGCGTCAGAGCCAAGAAAGCCTGAATCAATGCAGGTTTGCTTTATGAATATTTCACTGCTATGCTTACACCTCTGTCAAGAGTAGTTCAAGCACAGATTTTATACAGCAGAATGTTTCTACCTCAGGTAGGAAGCTTGAGTTGGACTTAAATCCATCCATAAATGTATTTATACCACTGGAAATGCAGACAGGTATTTCAGAACACCCCACCATGTCTGCTTGTAACTCTGTACTTAAAAGTACATTTAAAAAGTCACACAGGGCTGAGTTTGGGTTTGTCTTGCTCACAATAACACACTCTGGATGGTGCTTTTAAAGGCACATTTTGCAAATGCCTCATGAATAAAAGATTGTGCTAAAAATAAATAGCTGGTCTTACTGTAGGCACTGAGCCACCAGATGAATGCGAACAGCAAAGCTCCCAGATTTAAAGACAATAAACTAAAATCTACCTTTTCTTCACAGTTGGTATTGGGTCTATTTAGGAAACAGAACcaaccttcctctgtcccaaTTCCAAAATCACGGATTTTCTAGGAAGCTCTTTAGCATCTCATGTGCTTATCCATGCACCGTGCCACTCTCACGTCCAGCTATCCCTCAGGAAATGACATGAAATTAAGGAGGCAGAGTGCCCTTGGATGAGAATTACTCCCCACTGGACTGAACGGAACCCTGCAATGCAGGAGAGCTCTCTGCAGAACACTGACAAAGGAAGACTCCACATAGAATTAATCTCAGCCACTGCTGTTattaaaataacccaaaaacTTCTTCACCTGGCACCACTGGACACTTCCCCAACCCACAGTCTCTCAGGACACGCAATTGCAGGGACATCTCCTGGATGCTGGCAGCTCACCAGAACACAACTTACCCCTCACTTATTCAGCACAGCTATGCAGAAACTCACTCTCCATTCAAGAAATGCATTCAGAGGAATCATTTTCCTACTAATAAGCAAGAAGAAATATGGGATGTATTCCAAGTTTTTCTTGTGATGACCAACAATAAATCATTTCATAGCTCAGGTCACATCTTCCAtgggaagaaaaatgtcttGCCATCATTAACTCCTTTTCAGCTAGCAGTAATATATGATCAGGTTTTAAGTAATTGAACCAGTAGCATTTAATTAGCTCCAAAAAACTATCTCAGATCATGAATCACAGCCTTTCCACCTGCACAAAGTTCCCTTACTAGGTTAAAAGAATATTTCTCTTTCCATGTGTGATCCATCTTGAATATCTAATTAGGTGCTCCTGATATATGGATCATACTTCATGTATCACATGCAAAATACAGCAGACACGGTGTGTCCTTCTTTAAATAATTGAGTTTTACCTCTTGCTTCACTGACCTGttaaaaaaagaccaaaaaaaagcCTTGTGCCCATGGCAAAATGGCCACTCCTCGCTTCAATTAACAAATTCCTTTCTGCAGAGAGCCAGCATTAAGGATGAGTAGCTTGGACCTCCTGAGGAAATGTAGCAATAGCAGTATTTCTTGTTGAAAGGCCATGCACAGAGAACTGCTATGATTTTAGACAagaacacactgatgtttttcAAAGGATCCAGAGCACCAAGTGACCAAAGAGAATGGTGTTTCTATCCTAACACTACTTCAGATGTCTTCATCACATGTTACATAAATTAGTGCACTCAGCTAAATGTTGGGGGACATCTGTGGCCAGCACAAAACAGGATCTCTCCTTGTATCAGACTGTATtaagcataatttttttaaactagatAAGCTAATCCACAATCATTAACACAAAACCCCAcagtttttattctgctttcaaGTATGTTTCTGAAACTGTTATTATGCTTTTATGACAAGACTTACATAATTATAagattggatttttttgctgaaaaagAGGCAAAATTAGCAAATTTCTTCTGGAAGGCAGAAACTAAGACTCACAATCTGCTCAGATGTCAAACTGTAAGCATTGCCCAATATTTGGCTTGCTGTATAAAAAAAAGTTTCACTACAAAATcctctatttttaaataaactttataaaaaataaaattcaataaaGTGGATTTTATCTCTCTGTTCTTCTCTCATCTCATCTTATTTTTATCACAGTAAAAAAGCTCACAAAGCAAGTATGTTTCTGCTGACTTTTTTCAATTTGAAGAGAGCGCAGGTTTCATTTTCATAATAAAGCAAGCAGTGAAAGCTGAACTGCCTTACTGAATTGGACACAGCTCATCTTTACTCCAAATACTTCTTTCAGATGTTATTCTAAATTGTAAATAATGTTGCTTTTGATTGCATGCACCACTCAATTTAACTATGTAGAACATTTAAAGAGACTGATGGGATGAGTGCCCCACTCATGAAAAGCTGCTGAGAGAGGAAAGGATGTACAACATCCATTATATAAACACCCACTTTGGAAAGTGTCTGTCCTGTGGATGGTAGAAATTTCAATGAGAATAGAACAGATTTACAAATCCACCCTTTacattaaataggaaaaaaatccaaacaatctCCAGTTCTTGGTACTCTGGTGGACATTAGGTAACAAGCTCCACTTGTGCAGTTGACATTAATCCTGAGGTTTTAAGAACATTTTCTTAGCTCTTTTACTAGGTCTTGTGTTACTATTCCCCTCTTCAacttcatcatcttcatcatcatccTTGAGTACACGTTGGTCCCTTTTCctcaaaaatttcttccctaTTGTTCCCACCAATGTTTCATATCTGtagagagaataaaaaaaaatacaccttttactaaaatcagaggaaaaatCGTGGAACAGATCCTAAACATAATCAACAATTCAAGTGGTGTAAAAACCTGGTCAATAAAAGCTTGGAGAAGCACAAGTACTGCATGACTTATTACATTATTATTCACTCTGATAGTTTCAATTTGTTAGCAACTGGTAACAAGAAGGGAATTAGCATGGAATACCTGGATATCAAAGGGAGAAAACCCCTACAGGTGATGGAGAATTTACCCCCAAATACGATGGAGATTCAAGTGAATATATACCAGCATTCCTGGAAAATCAATTTGGTACAGTTCCATAGCTATTGTaggctttttaaattttgtttgtttcctttttgggttttattgcCCCACACATAATACAGTAACATATCATATTCCTAGCTAGTACTGATTATGTCATAAAACGTAACTTACCTTCTGGCCATTTCTTCATCTGACACATCAGCCTCCATTTTATCATCCTCTTCAATTTCTTCCTCCTTGCACTTAGAGTTCATTTTGATCATTaacttctgaaaatgaaatgagAAACAGCTTAAGCATGTAACCATGACACAAGGGCAACGGTGCTGAAATTCAGTGGTAGAAGAGTATAAGAGGTAGGAATCGAATTcagtaattattttctgttcctgGTTAGGCTAGAGCCATCATTATAAAAGCTCATTAAGAAAAGGCAACAGAGACagtgttttcagtgttttgtaCTACTCAAACATCCTAAAGGGCACTCCAAACATCTCCAGGAGATCGGAGAGTTAGatcataattaatttttcatcGTGATGTTAGCACACAGACCTTGAAATGGTTTTGTTAAAAACAAAGACTATCTTCAAGGATTTACAGTAAAAGCCATGAAGCAATCATATGCTGAGTGACAGGGACAGCAAGTTCAAAGTAACTAAAAGAATCCTCTAGTAAATTACCTTACATAGCCTTCTGCCAATCTCTTAGTCTTTACACCTTCATCCTCCTGCTTCGGGTTCAGTAGTAACCTTTTTATTACTGTCCCTGTGTACTTCTATCAGCATGAATCATggcagaaagaaattaaagactCTTGCCCAGCATTTTTACTTTGGAACTCTATGTGTTGAATAAATAGGGTTGAATGTTTGTAGATTGGACTCTGCCATTCTATGTCAGGAGGGAAAAtgagtttttgttttggtgaGCAGCATGTGGGATGGTTTCCTCACTTCAGGGAGGGAAAATCTGCAGGAGTCATGCAATTACTGACCAACAACACAGGGAGGTAAAAAGATTCTATTTACCAGGTGCTGCATTGATCAACATTTAAGGTTGGATGATGGAGTTTCTGGACATGGAAGGATTTATGGAAGGTACTGCAAAGGCCAATAAGACTGCAGCGTGAACACTCAAATCCCCAAACTCAAGGGCTTCAATTCTAATGTGAAACAACCTCAAACCAGGACACTGAAATGGTACCTCAATTTCTGGATTGAATCCTTTGAAGGACATTCTGCCATAAACGAGATCCTCACATTGCAGAAAGCTTCTCCCTTCTATTATACAGCTCCTGCAtgaaaccccaaacccagcattttGTCAAACCATGCACTGTAAAATAACCAAGTTAAACAAATGCAAAAAGGATGTGCTGTCTTTcccccctcccaccccaaatAAACAAAGCCACAGTGTATTTTAAACCATCAGCTACTTTCTGCTTAATTGCTCTGATAAATCTTTCAGTACAAGGAGCTTGGAGTGCAAAGGAATCCTTTTTGCCCGTAAAGCTGTGCCAGTTCCACAAGCAAAATTAACTCTTCTGACAAAAAGCACTCTTTGCTGGTATAGTTCTGCCTACATTAATACTTTTGCCAGAATAAAAATACCACATAAATATCACTCCCCAGGTGGCACTACTATACTAGCAAAAGCttctaattaatttttcattgtgCTGTTAGACCTGGCATTAGTTGAGTCTGTCAGGGTATAAAACACTGTGTCACTCTCTGTTCAGCAGAtttcccccttctccctcctttttttttcctcttttaatgAGCATGGAGTGAGAAAAGAAACATGACCCTGAGGCATTCATAATACACGTGTCAGATAAAAGTACTTTGGTGGATTGTTCCATCCTTTTCCTCACACATATGTACCTGCTCCCTCATCCTCTTCATCTCCCATGTAAATCGAACTCTCATGATCACAGAACTTAGGCTGGAGAGATTGAGCTCATTGTCCTGCCTCAAGGCAGTATCAGTTACACACGtgccatgaacagcagaggTCCAGCTAACCTGTCCTCAAAAGACTTCCCATGATGAAGAATCCAGTGTCTCCTCAGGCAATCTACTCCAGAACTTCAATAGTCTTATTGTTACAAAAGTTCTCCCAACGTCCAGCCTGAACACTCcttgctgcaactgaagctcaAATACCTTTTTGTCATATCCACCAAGAGTAATGGAAAAGAGTTTATCAATGGCCTTATTCAGCTATAGTTAATTCCTTGGGTCCCGGctttttcaaaattatgttCTCCCtcagtggaatttttttccacttctgaaAGGATGAAACCCAAGCAATTTCAAAAGTAGTTCTCCTGCTATTTAAGGCACCTTTCTAAAGAGCAGGACACTTTTTTCCTTATTGGCTAAGCCTTCCTTTATTTTTGCCATTATCTCTTCTATTTCAAAACCAGGATTTGAAGCGAGCTGGACACAAGAGGACAGAACTGTCCTGAATCGACTTAACCATGTGACTGGAGCTGAATTTACTAACACAAGGTTTCCAACTTTGTTTCTAATGAAGGGGAAAAGCAGCAATGAATGAATTAGACACTGACTGAAAGAAAGTAATTACATGCATCTAGAAGAATGTGTGagtgaaagaaaacaacacACACAAGAATTGAAAGTAGGTCAAACTACACTAGGCAACCTCAAGAACAGCCCtaaaaatatgtaataaaaaaagtTGTAATGCCAGTCTGTCACTATTTTTGCTTCTGTTAACTGGTTATTTATAATACTTAtcttacaggaaaaaatacGAATATGctatttccatttcaaaacaATCCAATGATGATAAGAAGTACAAAAGATTACAAGCTTACTCTTTTTCCTTTAGATCCGGTACATCAAGATACCAGTGTTCTTCACTAAttatcttcttttcttcttcttctagttgttttttggtttgtgaaTCCAAACCCCTTTGCATGAACTACAAAGAAAGACACAAACACACAGCTTCAGTTTTCTGCATCATGAGAATCTTCTGAACATGCAGTAATTACATGATAGCAATTATCCATTACATAATGTTTAGCAGTTAATacaaagtaaattttttttgtgattttttttttccccctctgagTTTGGTCAAAGTTTGGGCAAACAGAcaatggaaaattaaaacagcTGCTGATCACAGCTATTTACTGAAAGTCAACAGTCAGTCACATCTGTACTTACATATAAAGAAACAGACCTGTCCTGGCTAGTTTTGATGGATTGGGGTTGTCACAATTCCCTAATTTTACTAAGGTTTTTCTAATGTTTCAGTAAAGGCCAGAAAGAAGATAACGGTGCTGAAGTCATTGCTGCACATCAGGAACAAACCCCACCCATACAAACAGCACTGGAGCTCAGAGCTAGAGGTGGGTCATACCAGGCTGGTTATTTTTTGAAACACCTGTACTTTCAACCATCCTCTTCTTTTCTCAGATTTAATGAACTGGATTGTGTTTGTAGCTCTGAAGGCACAAACCTGTCTTTGGAAGTGGAAAAATGTAAGACTTTGAAACCAGACTATGAAGAAAAGTCCACTGTATCCAGCTGTGCTAAAGGAAGATGTTCCCAGCTCAATTCTCACTGACCCACCAAAGTACAGGTCCAGCACTGTATTTAAGGACCTGTTAACTCACTGCAGGAACAGTCTGCAAAAATAGCTGAGACCAAGACTGAAGTTTAGGGCaagactgcttttttttcctaatacaaGGACACTCCTGTCACTTGCTTCCTTGGTGATAACCTCTGTCAGAGGATGGGAACAGGCAGGTAGGAGCAGTAACCTCTCAACAGCTGGGAGTAGAAGACATCTGTCACAGCCTATAAAAAACTGCTGAGAGCACAGAACTACAGACCTGAGGCCTGTGAAGCAgcattttaatttccatttgtCTCAAGTCAGGTGCCTGAACTGAGTGACAATTAAGTCTAAACAATGTCAATGAAATAAGCTGGGAAAAACCAGAACTCTTCAAAATTCCATGGTGATAATCCATATAGTCTCACTCTCCTAAAAGTTGAGACCTCCCTGAGGATCTACAGAAAGTGTTTGGATAACTGTACCTGGCAGAGGTCTACATTT
Protein-coding sequences here:
- the LOC137481393 gene encoding arylamine N-acetyltransferase, pineal gland isozyme NAT-10 — its product is MNLEEYFARTGYKGSTEKQDLETLTDIFQHHIRAVPFENLSIHCGEKITLELEHVYNKIVRRKRGGWCMENNQLLGWVLRGLGYETSFLGAYVFNPHQNAYATLMTHLMVKVIIDGKAYIVDGGFGVSYQMWQPMELVSGKDQPQAPGVFRFTEKNGIWYLEKMRRKQYIPNQSFSNSDLLEKKECRKVYMFSLEPRTVEDFRFQCTYLQTSPDSLFTKKSICTLQTTNGFRALIGWTFTETMYNYKENMDQVEFVTLEDEEVEKTLKEKFNITLERKLVPINIKGSYTI
- the MPHOSPH6 gene encoding M-phase phosphoprotein 6, which gives rise to MAGEVKTKLSKNLLRMKFMQRGLDSQTKKQLEEEEKKIISEEHWYLDVPDLKEKESCIIEGRSFLQCEDLVYGRMSFKGFNPEIEKLMIKMNSKCKEEEIEEDDKMEADVSDEEMARRYETLVGTIGKKFLRKRDQRVLKDDDEDDEVEEGNSNTRPSKRAKKMFLKPQD